The Pseudomonas orientalis genome contains a region encoding:
- a CDS encoding DUF2388 domain-containing protein has product MAFSYRLLIVPVMLCACWAPLASAFDVSVQSTVASAYATSKVTSAPFDNKLVRVARDDAAAFIATDGQWRGARLESALDYLRRTQPKLHASDLELAQAILVQ; this is encoded by the coding sequence ATGGCTTTTTCATACCGCCTGTTGATTGTTCCAGTAATGCTCTGTGCCTGCTGGGCACCATTGGCTTCGGCCTTTGACGTCTCTGTTCAGAGCACCGTTGCCAGCGCGTACGCCACCAGCAAGGTGACGTCTGCGCCGTTTGATAACAAGTTGGTCCGGGTCGCCAGGGATGATGCTGCTGCTTTCATTGCCACAGACGGCCAATGGCGGGGCGCACGCCTGGAGTCCGCGCTGGATTACCTGCGCCGCACCCAGCCAAAACTTCATGCAAGCGACCTTGAACTGGCGCAGGCAATTCTCGTCCAATAA
- a CDS encoding DUF5924 family protein, with translation MPNLPPLIQRVIELIKRYPGVIALGGFISGVGSFILVDRQQGMASWIAVILLVSWLWLMLENSFTQLFTKLFNREIPEPLLRYATQMIHQESLFFVLPFFFVTTAWNSGQSAFTGLLGAAALVSIIDPLYYKWLAPKRSLFLALHTLTLFAALLTALPIILHLTTAESYKLALGVAMALSIPSLAASLPLRSVKGWAMLLGVTAAIGCAGWLLRSWVPPATLWMTEVAISTQLQDRTPGDDLKQVSAAQLRSGGLYAYTAINAPRGLDERIYHVWKFNGKEVDRIALDIHGGRKEGYRAWTHKQNFPPDAVGRWQVRVLTEDGQVIGVLRFNVTDSAQTDNPP, from the coding sequence ATGCCAAACCTGCCGCCCCTTATCCAGCGCGTTATAGAACTGATCAAGCGCTACCCTGGGGTGATCGCACTCGGTGGCTTCATCTCGGGTGTGGGCAGCTTCATCCTGGTGGACCGCCAGCAAGGCATGGCCAGTTGGATCGCCGTGATCCTGCTGGTGAGCTGGTTGTGGCTGATGCTGGAAAACAGCTTCACCCAGCTGTTCACCAAGCTGTTCAACCGCGAGATACCGGAACCGCTGCTGCGCTATGCGACCCAGATGATCCACCAGGAAAGTCTGTTTTTCGTGTTGCCGTTCTTTTTCGTCACCACGGCCTGGAACAGCGGCCAATCGGCGTTCACCGGCCTGCTCGGCGCGGCGGCGCTGGTCTCGATCATCGACCCGCTGTATTACAAGTGGCTGGCGCCCAAGCGCTCGCTGTTCCTCGCCTTGCATACGCTGACATTGTTCGCCGCACTGCTGACCGCGCTGCCGATCATCCTGCACCTGACGACCGCCGAAAGTTACAAACTGGCACTGGGCGTCGCCATGGCCCTGTCGATTCCGAGCCTGGCCGCCAGCCTGCCGCTGCGCAGCGTCAAAGGCTGGGCAATGCTGCTGGGGGTGACAGCGGCTATTGGCTGCGCCGGCTGGTTGCTGCGTAGCTGGGTGCCACCTGCCACCCTGTGGATGACTGAAGTGGCCATCAGCACCCAGCTGCAAGACCGCACACCGGGCGACGACCTCAAGCAAGTCAGCGCCGCCCAGCTGCGCAGCGGCGGACTGTACGCCTACACCGCAATCAACGCGCCGCGCGGCCTCGATGAGCGGATCTACCATGTGTGGAAATTCAACGGCAAGGAAGTCGACCGCATTGCCCTGGATATCCATGGCGGCCGCAAGGAGGGCTACCGCGCCTGGACGCACAAGCAGAACTTCCCGCCGGATGCGGTAGGCCGCTGGCAGGTGCGGGTGCTCACCGAAGACGGGCAAGTGATTGGCGTGCTGCGCTTTAACGTCACCGACTCAGCACAAACGGACAACCCGCCTTAG
- a CDS encoding DUF1127 domain-containing protein — MERTLSSELFFEEKAVNTQASLPLRVLANLMLWQRRISSRHQLARLDSRLLADAGISEAQRYEELSKPFWR, encoded by the coding sequence ATGGAACGTACACTCAGTTCCGAACTGTTCTTCGAAGAAAAAGCTGTTAACACCCAGGCTTCCCTGCCTTTGCGCGTTCTCGCCAACCTGATGTTGTGGCAGCGCCGCATCTCCAGCCGCCACCAATTGGCTCGTCTGGATTCGCGTCTGCTGGCTGATGCCGGTATCAGCGAAGCTCAACGCTACGAAGAGCTGAGCAAGCCGTTCTGGCGCTGA
- a CDS encoding DUF2388 domain-containing protein, which translates to MSRLRLLCTAALLAVAANANASSFIVTTDSIVGALKATSDATSDATSSLRDNKVVRAARDDAASFVASEGAIRGVKLESALAQIRQQAPQLNTATDAQLAQAILAI; encoded by the coding sequence ATGTCCCGTCTTCGCCTGCTGTGCACCGCCGCCCTGTTGGCCGTTGCTGCCAACGCCAACGCGAGCAGCTTTATCGTTACCACCGATTCGATCGTCGGCGCACTGAAAGCCACCTCCGACGCCACGTCCGATGCCACCTCCTCCCTGCGCGACAACAAGGTGGTGCGAGCCGCCCGTGACGACGCGGCCAGCTTTGTCGCAAGCGAAGGCGCCATCCGTGGTGTGAAACTGGAAAGCGCCCTGGCGCAGATCCGCCAGCAGGCACCGCAATTGAACACTGCCACTGACGCTCAATTGGCCCAGGCAATCCTGGCGATCTAA
- a CDS encoding Na/Pi cotransporter family protein, with product MLTLLNLLSAVTLLIWGTHIVRTGILRVYGSNLRQVIGQNMSKRWLAFIAGILVTAMVQSSNATAMLVTSFVGQGLMSLTPALATMLGADVGTALMARVLTFDLSWLSPLLIFLGVIFFLSRKQTRAGQLGRVGIGLGLIILALQLIVEAAGPITHAQGVKVIFASLTGDILLDALVGALFAMISYSSLAAVLLTATLAGAGVIGLHVAIGLVIGANIGSGILAFLSTSMQNTAGRQVALGSLLYKLIGLLLIIPVLDPLVRWMDGLDYSTQGMVITFHLLYNVSRCLILLPTIGPMARLCEWLLPERPETNGKAKPRHLDLASLNTPSLALANAARETLRLGDLIDNMLTSMQEVLRGNQTAITQQMRSLSDDVEALYSAIKLYLAQMPREDLSEQDNRRWAEIIELSINLKLAGDLIERMLRKVQQQKTSQRRQFSEVGLEELSGLHSQLIANLRLGLSVFLSGDPESARQLLREKRRFRAQERRLAHAHVSRLQRKIVQSLETSSLHLELIADMKRLNSLFCSSAYVVLETSDTGALSADDIADITHSP from the coding sequence ATGCTGACCTTGCTCAATCTGCTTTCCGCCGTGACCCTGCTGATCTGGGGCACGCACATCGTCCGTACCGGCATCCTGCGGGTCTACGGCTCCAACTTGCGCCAAGTCATCGGGCAGAACATGTCCAAGCGCTGGCTGGCGTTTATCGCCGGTATCCTGGTGACGGCCATGGTGCAGAGCAGCAATGCCACGGCGATGCTGGTGACGTCCTTTGTCGGCCAGGGGTTGATGAGCCTGACGCCCGCCCTGGCCACCATGCTCGGCGCCGACGTCGGTACCGCGTTGATGGCGCGGGTGCTGACCTTTGACCTGTCGTGGTTGTCACCGCTGCTGATCTTCCTCGGGGTGATTTTTTTCCTGTCGCGCAAACAGACGCGGGCAGGGCAGTTGGGCCGGGTCGGGATCGGCCTAGGGCTGATCATTCTGGCCCTGCAATTGATCGTCGAAGCCGCCGGGCCGATTACCCATGCCCAGGGCGTCAAAGTGATCTTCGCTTCGCTGACCGGCGACATCCTGCTCGACGCCCTGGTCGGTGCGCTGTTCGCGATGATTTCCTACTCCAGCCTCGCCGCAGTGCTGCTCACGGCCACCCTGGCCGGCGCCGGCGTGATCGGTCTGCACGTGGCCATCGGCCTGGTGATCGGCGCCAACATCGGCAGTGGCATCCTGGCCTTTCTCAGCACCAGCATGCAAAACACCGCCGGGCGGCAAGTCGCCCTGGGCAGCCTGTTGTACAAATTGATCGGCCTGCTGTTGATCATTCCGGTACTCGACCCCCTCGTCCGCTGGATGGACGGCCTGGACTACAGCACCCAGGGCATGGTCATCACCTTTCACCTGCTCTACAACGTCAGCCGCTGCCTGATTCTGTTGCCCACTATCGGCCCGATGGCGCGGCTGTGCGAATGGCTGCTGCCGGAGCGCCCCGAGACCAACGGCAAAGCCAAGCCGCGCCATCTGGACCTGGCCTCGCTGAACACGCCGAGCCTGGCGCTGGCCAACGCCGCCCGCGAAACCCTGCGGCTCGGCGACCTGATCGACAACATGCTCACCTCGATGCAGGAAGTGCTGCGCGGCAACCAAACCGCCATTACCCAGCAAATGCGCAGCCTCAGCGATGACGTCGAGGCGCTTTACAGCGCGATCAAACTTTACCTGGCGCAAATGCCCCGTGAAGACCTGAGTGAGCAGGACAATCGACGCTGGGCAGAAATCATCGAACTGTCGATCAACCTGAAGCTGGCAGGCGACCTGATCGAGCGCATGCTGCGCAAAGTGCAGCAGCAGAAGACGTCCCAGCGCCGGCAATTTTCCGAAGTCGGCCTGGAAGAACTCAGCGGCCTGCACAGTCAACTGATCGCCAATCTGCGCCTGGGCCTGTCGGTGTTCCTCAGCGGCGACCCGGAAAGCGCCCGCCAATTACTGCGGGAGAAACGCCGCTTTCGCGCCCAGGAGCGGCGCCTGGCCCACGCTCACGTCAGCCGCTTGCAGCGTAAAATCGTACAGAGCCTGGAAACCAGCTCCCTGCACCTGGAGCTGATCGCCGACATGAAGCGCCTGAACTCGTTGTTTTGCAGCAGCGCTTATGTCGTGCTGGAAACGTCCGACACCGGCGCACTCTCTGCCGACGATATTGCCGACATCACCCATTCGCCCTGA
- a CDS encoding CitMHS family transporter: protein MLTFLGFAMVITFMFLIMTKRLSALIALIIVPILFALFGGFAPKIGPMMLEGITKLAPTGVMLMFAILYFALMIDSGLFDPAVRKILKMVKGDPLKVSVGTAVLALVVSLDGDGATTYMICVAAMLPLYKRIGMSPRIMAGLIILAGGVMNMTPWGGPTARAASALHVDPSDIFVPMIPAMAAGVVAILAIAYMYGKRERARLGELHLQGDEIDHSEISVSQFPDARRPKLIWFNGALTLALMCTLIAGLLPLPVLFMVAFSIAMIVNYPCLQQQKDRVAAHAGSVLAVVGLIFAAGIFTGILSGTGMVDAMSKSLLAVIPEALGPYLAVITALVSMPFTFFMSNDAFYYGVLPVLAEAASHYGITAVEMARASIVGQPVHLLSPLVPSTYLLVALAGIEFGDHQRFTLKWAVLVCLCIMFAALLMGIFPLFSTL from the coding sequence ATGCTGACTTTCCTTGGCTTTGCCATGGTCATCACGTTCATGTTCCTGATCATGACCAAGCGCCTGTCTGCGCTGATCGCCTTGATCATCGTGCCGATCCTGTTCGCGCTGTTCGGCGGCTTCGCGCCGAAGATCGGCCCGATGATGCTCGAAGGCATCACCAAGCTCGCGCCGACCGGCGTGATGCTGATGTTCGCCATCCTCTACTTTGCCCTGATGATCGACTCCGGCCTGTTCGACCCGGCCGTGCGCAAGATTCTCAAGATGGTCAAGGGCGACCCGCTGAAAGTCTCGGTCGGCACCGCCGTGCTGGCCCTGGTGGTGTCCCTCGACGGTGACGGCGCCACCACCTACATGATCTGCGTCGCTGCGATGTTGCCGCTGTACAAGCGCATCGGCATGAGCCCGCGCATCATGGCCGGCCTGATCATTCTTGCCGGCGGCGTGATGAACATGACCCCCTGGGGCGGCCCGACCGCTCGCGCCGCCAGCGCGCTGCATGTGGACCCCTCGGACATCTTCGTACCGATGATCCCGGCCATGGCGGCCGGCGTGGTAGCGATCCTGGCGATTGCCTATATGTACGGCAAGCGCGAGCGTGCACGCCTGGGTGAACTGCATCTGCAAGGCGACGAGATCGACCACAGCGAAATCAGCGTGTCGCAATTTCCCGACGCCCGCCGTCCGAAGCTGATCTGGTTCAACGGCGCGCTGACGCTTGCCCTGATGTGCACGCTGATCGCCGGCCTGCTGCCGCTGCCCGTGCTGTTCATGGTGGCGTTCAGTATCGCGATGATCGTCAACTACCCGTGCCTGCAACAGCAGAAAGACCGCGTCGCCGCCCACGCCGGCAGCGTATTGGCGGTGGTCGGGTTGATCTTCGCCGCCGGCATCTTCACCGGCATCCTGTCGGGCACCGGCATGGTCGATGCCATGTCCAAGAGCCTGCTGGCGGTTATCCCGGAAGCCCTGGGCCCGTACCTCGCCGTAATCACCGCGCTGGTGAGCATGCCGTTCACCTTCTTCATGTCCAACGATGCGTTCTACTACGGCGTGCTGCCCGTACTGGCCGAAGCAGCCAGCCACTACGGCATCACTGCGGTGGAAATGGCGCGAGCGTCAATCGTCGGGCAGCCGGTGCATCTGCTCAGCCCGCTGGTACCCTCGACCTACTTGCTGGTCGCCCTGGCGGGTATCGAGTTTGGCGATCACCAGCGCTTCACCTTGAAGTGGGCAGTGCTGGTATGCCTGTGCATAATGTTCGCCGCGCTGCTGATGGGGATTTTTCCGCTGTTCAGCACTCTATAA
- a CDS encoding DUF4105 domain-containing protein, whose amino-acid sequence MRRIKAWLLAGAVLLCAGAAQASLQLQLKTDGLSPAEQQASQALLDEAMGALPPRFIEQLDRRIEVGWTDKMPENAYGQASLVSELDLNRNLLASLTDGSAATRKTNRPHGTVRREMLATVLHELTHIYDRARLWSKDERALIQRCSRQNNITGLIGLPDQCRGQNDRRYTLSDDPRLLDLAGWPQYVGRRGEREQHNNQVVRSPDIYETTSPLEFVAVNMEYFLLDPSYACRRPALARYYKEHFGWAPPGQDKCGNTYAFLNAGNDFAKTPLGQIDPERVYEIDYLLAEANQNLVSRWGHSMLRLVICAPGRPRGPDCRLDLDQHLVLSYRAFVGDVQLSSWDGLVGKYPSRLFVLPLAQVIDEYTKTELRGLASVPLKLNRQEINETVEHAAEMHWSYDGNYFFISNNCAVESLKLLRSGSANPQLTGLDNITPNGLLEVLSARGLADTSVLNDKREALRLGYHFDSFRERYQAMFDVLRKRLPIKQTQVEDWLSLNAQERRQWFSQADLRTSAALLLLEQASFRKQLMLAQDEVKQRYLNARELKNGGMEKANNTLQQILANSGFLSRPAELLDSGGYGLPQPSEAKRLESESAERQKQLQSLTGELDKEVRALLDPSRAAEIAACEANLKQMGEHLRALHKAAGGLELP is encoded by the coding sequence GTGAGGCGAATCAAGGCCTGGCTCCTGGCCGGGGCTGTGCTGCTGTGTGCCGGTGCGGCCCAGGCCAGCCTGCAACTGCAGCTCAAGACCGATGGCCTGAGCCCGGCTGAACAGCAGGCCAGCCAGGCATTGCTCGATGAAGCGATGGGCGCCCTGCCGCCGCGCTTCATCGAGCAGCTGGACCGCCGCATCGAGGTCGGCTGGACCGACAAGATGCCTGAAAACGCTTACGGCCAGGCCTCCCTGGTGTCCGAACTGGACCTCAACCGAAACCTGCTGGCCAGCCTGACCGACGGCAGCGCCGCCACCCGCAAAACCAACCGCCCCCACGGCACCGTGCGCCGGGAAATGCTCGCCACTGTGCTGCATGAACTGACCCACATCTATGACCGTGCGCGCCTGTGGTCCAAAGACGAGCGCGCCCTGATCCAGCGTTGCAGCCGCCAGAACAACATCACCGGCCTGATTGGCCTGCCCGATCAATGCCGTGGCCAGAACGACCGTCGCTACACCCTGAGTGACGACCCTCGCCTGCTGGACCTCGCCGGCTGGCCGCAATATGTCGGCCGTCGCGGCGAACGCGAGCAGCATAACAACCAGGTGGTTCGCAGCCCGGATATCTACGAAACCACCAGCCCGCTGGAATTCGTCGCGGTCAACATGGAGTACTTCCTCCTCGACCCCAGCTACGCCTGTCGCCGTCCCGCGCTGGCGCGCTATTACAAGGAACATTTCGGCTGGGCGCCGCCGGGGCAGGATAAGTGCGGCAATACCTACGCCTTTCTGAACGCCGGCAACGATTTCGCCAAGACCCCGCTCGGCCAGATCGACCCGGAACGTGTGTACGAAATCGACTACCTGCTCGCCGAAGCCAACCAGAATCTGGTGAGCCGCTGGGGCCATAGCATGCTGCGCCTGGTGATCTGCGCGCCCGGCCGTCCTCGCGGGCCGGATTGCCGGCTGGACCTGGATCAGCACCTGGTGCTGTCCTACCGCGCCTTCGTCGGTGACGTACAGCTGTCGAGCTGGGATGGCCTGGTGGGCAAATACCCGTCGCGACTGTTTGTCCTGCCGCTGGCCCAAGTCATCGACGAGTACACCAAGACCGAACTGCGTGGCCTGGCGTCAGTGCCGCTCAAGCTCAATCGCCAGGAAATCAACGAAACGGTCGAACACGCCGCCGAGATGCATTGGAGCTACGACGGCAACTACTTCTTCATTTCCAACAACTGTGCGGTGGAAAGCTTGAAGCTGTTGCGCAGCGGCAGCGCCAACCCGCAATTGACCGGCCTGGACAACATCACCCCCAACGGCTTGCTGGAGGTGCTCAGCGCACGCGGGTTGGCCGACACCAGCGTACTGAATGACAAGCGCGAAGCGTTGCGCCTGGGCTATCACTTTGACTCGTTCCGCGAGCGCTACCAGGCGATGTTCGATGTACTGCGCAAGCGCCTGCCGATCAAGCAGACCCAAGTCGAAGACTGGCTGTCGCTGAATGCGCAGGAGCGCCGCCAATGGTTCAGCCAGGCCGACTTGCGAACCAGCGCCGCGTTGCTGTTGCTGGAGCAGGCCAGCTTTCGCAAACAATTGATGCTCGCCCAAGACGAAGTCAAACAACGCTACCTCAATGCGCGGGAGCTGAAGAACGGCGGCATGGAAAAAGCCAACAACACGTTGCAGCAAATCCTCGCCAACAGCGGCTTCCTCAGTCGCCCCGCCGAGTTGCTCGACAGTGGCGGCTACGGCCTGCCGCAGCCTTCGGAGGCCAAGCGGCTGGAATCGGAAAGTGCCGAGCGCCAGAAGCAACTGCAATCGCTGACCGGCGAGCTGGATAAAGAAGTCAGGGCGCTGCTCGATCCGTCCCGCGCTGCCGAGATTGCCGCTTGCGAAGCCAATCTCAAGCAAATGGGCGAACACCTGCGAGCGTTGCATAAAGCGGCCGGCGGCCTCGAACTGCCGTAA
- a CDS encoding M16 family metallopeptidase → MRRLLLACLLMGSAHTFAFDRLQVEGYTLPNGLQLLLKPGTERGHVAIRLVVGVGLDDFSCDQKELPHLFEHLLFSGIDGGNEGDLEDRMQALGGEWNAYTSNADTTFVIEAPAQNQRKVLDLLLAIVTRTQLTDATINAAKQVVEREDGGHYSHLQRLLDRQDLGHNASNQLAVELGLKCAERAEVDPLTRDQLEALRKNWYAPNNMTLIVVGDLDKLLPAYLERTYGQLDPVEPSEHRPLPQIQQAAASHRDLIHGWVGDNAKLHWLFPEPVLEDQHDETYDLLKDYLDWALYRQLRLRHGLSYGPWSEREVLGGVGFLSLNADLERENLEQAEQVLQDLKARLLKDGLDPAVFARLQQAAIARQAWAVQGNSALADYYWSAAGEYDDGRFSDPAKRIKAVTLAQTNQAMRQVLEQPGYWRIEKPLLSYNALSWIGAGVLGLIGLAWIALRFYRKRLA, encoded by the coding sequence ATGCGTCGCCTGTTACTCGCCTGCCTGCTCATGGGCTCGGCACACACCTTTGCCTTCGACCGTCTGCAGGTCGAAGGCTATACCTTGCCCAACGGCCTGCAATTGCTGCTCAAACCGGGCACCGAGCGCGGGCATGTGGCGATCCGCCTGGTAGTCGGCGTGGGCCTGGACGATTTCAGCTGCGACCAGAAAGAACTGCCGCATTTGTTCGAGCACCTGCTGTTCAGCGGCATCGACGGCGGTAACGAAGGCGACCTCGAAGACCGCATGCAGGCCCTGGGCGGGGAGTGGAACGCCTACACCAGCAACGCCGACACCACGTTCGTGATCGAGGCGCCTGCGCAGAACCAGCGCAAGGTATTGGACCTGCTGCTGGCAATCGTCACCCGCACCCAACTGACCGACGCCACTATCAACGCCGCCAAGCAGGTGGTCGAGCGCGAGGACGGAGGCCATTACTCCCACTTGCAACGCCTGCTGGACCGCCAGGATCTGGGCCACAACGCCAGCAACCAGCTGGCCGTCGAGTTGGGCCTCAAGTGCGCCGAACGCGCCGAGGTCGACCCGCTGACCCGCGACCAGTTGGAGGCGCTGCGCAAAAACTGGTACGCACCGAACAACATGACCCTGATCGTCGTCGGCGACCTGGACAAACTGCTGCCTGCCTACCTGGAACGCACCTATGGCCAGCTCGACCCGGTAGAGCCGAGCGAACATCGACCGCTGCCGCAAATCCAGCAGGCCGCCGCCAGCCATCGTGACCTGATCCACGGCTGGGTCGGCGACAATGCCAAGCTGCACTGGCTGTTCCCGGAGCCGGTGCTGGAAGACCAGCATGATGAAACCTACGACCTGCTCAAGGACTACCTCGACTGGGCGTTGTACCGCCAATTACGCCTCAGGCACGGCCTGTCCTACGGGCCGTGGAGCGAGCGTGAAGTGCTCGGCGGCGTGGGCTTCCTGAGCCTGAACGCCGACCTCGAACGGGAAAACCTCGAGCAAGCCGAGCAGGTATTGCAAGACCTCAAGGCCCGCTTGCTCAAGGATGGCCTCGACCCGGCGGTGTTCGCGCGCCTGCAGCAAGCCGCCATTGCACGTCAGGCCTGGGCCGTGCAGGGCAACAGCGCGCTGGCCGACTATTATTGGAGCGCCGCCGGCGAATATGACGATGGGCGCTTCAGCGACCCGGCCAAACGTATCAAGGCCGTGACCCTGGCCCAGACCAATCAGGCCATGCGCCAGGTGTTGGAGCAGCCGGGCTACTGGCGCATCGAAAAACCGCTGTTGAGCTACAACGCCCTGAGCTGGATAGGCGCGGGCGTGCTGGGACTGATCGGGCTTGCGTGGATCGCCCTGCGGTTTTATCGCAAACGGCTCGCGTAA
- a CDS encoding TerC family protein — MEWLTNPEIWIAFFTLTALEIVLGIDNIIMISILVSRMPKHMQARTRIFGLALAMVTRILLLLSITWVMQLTADLFVVFGQGISGRDLILFFGGLFLLWKSSQEMYHALEGEDETHDEPGGKGGKFIYTIIQIAIIDIVFSLDSVITAVGMVSHVPVMVAAIVVAVLVMMLAAGTISEFIDKHPSLKMLALSFLLVVGTVLIAESFDVHVPKGYVYFAMAFSLAVEAVNIKMRTAIAKKKKQQDPVKLRKDIPGQ, encoded by the coding sequence ATGGAATGGCTGACCAATCCGGAAATCTGGATTGCCTTCTTCACCCTGACGGCGCTCGAGATCGTCCTGGGCATCGATAACATCATCATGATTTCGATCCTGGTCAGCCGCATGCCCAAGCACATGCAGGCGCGCACCCGGATCTTCGGCCTCGCCCTGGCGATGGTCACGCGCATCCTGTTGCTGCTGTCGATCACCTGGGTCATGCAACTGACCGCCGACCTGTTCGTGGTCTTCGGCCAGGGCATCTCCGGTCGCGACCTGATCCTGTTCTTCGGTGGCTTGTTCCTGCTGTGGAAAAGCTCCCAGGAGATGTACCACGCCCTGGAAGGTGAAGACGAAACCCACGACGAACCGGGTGGCAAGGGTGGCAAGTTCATCTACACCATCATCCAGATCGCGATCATCGACATCGTGTTCTCCCTGGATTCGGTCATCACCGCCGTCGGCATGGTTTCCCATGTGCCGGTCATGGTCGCCGCCATCGTGGTTGCCGTATTGGTGATGATGCTGGCCGCCGGCACCATCAGCGAATTCATCGACAAGCACCCGTCGCTGAAGATGCTGGCGCTGTCGTTCCTGCTGGTGGTGGGTACCGTGCTGATCGCCGAATCCTTCGACGTTCACGTGCCAAAAGGCTACGTCTACTTCGCCATGGCGTTCTCGCTGGCGGTGGAAGCGGTGAACATCAAGATGCGCACCGCCATCGCGAAAAAGAAGAAGCAGCAGGATCCGGTGAAACTGCGCAAGGATATTCCGGGTCAATAA
- a CDS encoding DUF2388 domain-containing protein: protein MRSPLIVAALGLLFLADVAQAQTLKATSNIVVRASARTIDFTSDTTTSIRDSKIVREAHDDAASFVATHGEIRGAQLEAAFDTLRTRVPEARDASDQTLAEAILAL, encoded by the coding sequence ATGCGTAGCCCGTTGATCGTCGCCGCCCTCGGCCTGCTGTTTCTGGCTGATGTCGCCCAGGCGCAAACCCTGAAGGCCACCAGCAACATCGTGGTTCGTGCTTCGGCGCGCACTATTGATTTCACCTCTGACACCACCACTTCCATCCGCGATTCCAAAATCGTGCGCGAAGCCCATGATGATGCCGCCAGTTTCGTCGCCACCCATGGCGAGATCCGTGGCGCGCAACTCGAGGCCGCCTTTGACACCCTGCGCACCCGCGTACCAGAAGCCCGTGATGCCAGCGACCAGACGCTCGCCGAAGCTATCCTCGCTCTGTGA